The sequence below is a genomic window from Sceloporus undulatus isolate JIND9_A2432 ecotype Alabama chromosome 5, SceUnd_v1.1, whole genome shotgun sequence.
TATGTAATTGGCCAAGTCATGAAATTCAGGCTTGTTAGCAATAAGTTCTTCTTTTGTTGGAATATTTATTCCCATGTAACAAGGAAATTTTATTGGAGGTGAAGCAACACGAATATGTAcctgagggaggaaaaaaaggaaaagcagcacAATGGAGTCAAATCAATTTGGTTCTATACTAGGGAGAAGCAAAATATCACTGAAAGATGGATGCTGAGGTATGGACAGGTATGTCCTTCAGTTAAGTCTTGCTTAGGAATTGTCAGAAATATTTACTCACTTCTTTAGCACCAGATTCTCTCAATAGTTTAATTATGGGTGAAATGGTGTTGCCTCGTACAATAGAATCATCAATGAGGACAACACGCTTCCCTTTGAAGTTATCTGACAAGACTCCAAACTTTTTGGCTACTCCAAGTTGTCTTAACCTCATATTTGGCTGAATGAAAGTTCTTCCCACGTATCTATTTTTGCACAATACTTCAATATATGGtaatccacactgcaaaaaaggagaaaaagtggTCAAAGTACAGTTTTTGTGAAGTGGCTAAAATCAATTCTAAATCAAACATTGATATGTTTGGACTAGCACTGCTTAGCACTTTTAGAAATAGAAGTGTAGATGGGGGGAGCAGTTAAAGCTGCAATTCTTAAGAGTCCATTCGGAAAGGGATTACTGTAGGTtgaatttgattgtattttaattgtattttttaattgttgtaacccacccagattccttgtgattgggcaggatataaataaatcatttattatattattattatctttggataataataattatccaaAGATAGCCAGCGATTTCAACAGCATACATTTCTGAATACGTTTAGTAATCCATGTCTTATTTTGAGCTTTGAAACCCAAAAGGCAGGAATGAAGAAACTCTGGCTACCAGGGGGTCCTCATACAACCCCAAGCCCTTATCTCTAATCGCTGAAGGCTTGTTTGTGGTTTCTTTTCTCACTtgttgaaagagaaagaagccaGAATGTCAAACTGATGCTTTCACAATAAACAAGCCACAGACCAAAATTTGTTTCATTTCGCCATCTTCAGATAGCACACTGTTCATACTCAATAAGCTTGGATTCTTAAATCTCCCTGCCTTATCATTAAGTCCAAATAAGGCCATATATCTCCCTCCTCACCTCTGTGTTCTGTAATAACAAGAGAATTAGGCGTTAAAGGAAAAAAACAGCGACAATACCTTTTGTGCATAGCCAAGAGCTGCAGGTGTTGCAGATTCTGGAACTGTGCTAACCAAATCTGCTTCAACTGGGGCTTCAATAGCAAGCTGTTGACCACATCTCCTTCTTACAGAATACACCATTTGACCTATGGAAATTAAGGaaactttatatatattttttttcctactgtATGACTCTGATTAAGGTATTTGTATTAGTCTTCCTCCATTGCTGTTATAATCCCATGGAACACTTACACAGGTGTAAAGGGTCAACCTCAGCCTACTTAACAATTTGATTTGTCAacaacctttttttcttttgaataatatttttgctagttttttaatcagtttttaaaaaaatcacataaaataaaaataagaggagagATTAAAAATGGGAGAGTTGTTAAAGTGCTTTCATGATGTAAATTGGAAAGTCATATATACTGGAATTATGACTAATCTCAAGAAAAACTGAtcccatttatatttattttccctACATGCACATCATACAAATAGGTATTGTGGGTAGAAATCATTACTTTTTTCTTGTATAGAAAATGACAGTTCCTTCCAGAATGGAAGCACCTTGACTGCCCTAGTACATGTATGGATTACAGGTTAGAGGCATGCAATTCAACTATACATATTAGACAATTTATAAGTTAGGCATATCcacagatgttttcttttttacaagCACTTAAATATAAATTATGTCAGACTGAAGGAATGTTGCATATAGCAAATTTGGTAGCTTGCCTTCAAAAATGCTGTCAGGCCGTGCAAAATACACatattcaaaaatacaaaatgctgTAGGATCTCCTGCAGGCCTTGGTACAACATCCAGGGTCTGGACCTCATTTCTAGATATCTTCAAGATCTCTCCTGGCATAACTTCACGGTAATATCTGTAAAATATGATTGCATAGGTGAAATAGCAtaattagttgttttttttaaaaaaagagcaaataTTGTCACAGAAAGAACATTAGTTGCTGCACTTGAAGTCACTTTAATGACTTCAGTCATTAAACAATTCTGAActtggaaaaatatatatgtattttctaGCAGGTGTCATGATCCCAGTTATACTATGTCTGGCATAATTTCACAGAAGTGAGGAATAAGTATAAATGTGGTACTGAGGGTATATTTAAGCTTCCATAAATtatctgcttttattttctttaatgtaGGTTTATGGCCTGTGAAGATAATTCTTCAAAGTGTGGGTTATACTGGCTACAATCTCAGAAGCAACAAGAAGGCTAAGGATGTAATGTATGTTTAGCtgggaataagtcccactgaacataATAGGACATGCATATCaataaatgtgtataggattcTGTTAATTAGCTTTCTGGATGTTCAAAAGAGGGATTACCAGAGCACCATATCCCTTTTCCATGATTAAGAAGACTAAAGCAAATCTGAGCAATCTGAAAGGTGTGGCCAGATTGTTAATTCAACATTTTGGTGGAAAGCTTTAAAATCAGCCCAGAAACAGGCTGGCTACATACAGAAATAATTATAATGATTTCTCACTgtaatataatgaaataaaatatgacaatagCTCCAGTTAAGGCATTTTTGTCAGCCTCATGGAACAGAAATATAGAGTGAAATCCAAACAGTGACTGTTATTCTCTTTACAGTGACTATACAAATCATATCcattcttgtttttattgttggtgTCACATGCAAAGATGTATTCAGATGATTTTCTCTGGCTTGTTTCTCTTCTAATCAGCTAATGGTGATGCAGATGGGCACTAGGTGGTTATGTTCTCAtatgaaaacaaacagaaatttgGTAGATTTAGAAGCAAGACTGCTTATAAACAACAAACTAACAAATTAAGCAGAGCatatgaggaagcagacttaagtctatgaaagctcatgctgccaacttctttctttcaattagtctcaaaggtgctacaagatctcattaCACACTAAGCACAGCATGTAAAAGAAAGAGACAGCACACAGCCCAAGGTACAACAATGTTGTATGTGAACTGAATGAATATGTTAAAATGTTTTGGGAAATAAATTAACAATCCATATTATCAGAATTTTTATAATATCATTAAActtggcacagtggtttgagtgctgaaatacaactctggagaacagggttcgattctcagtttggccacaaaacccactgggtttccttggacaagtcacatgctctgagcctcaggggaaggcaatgtacAGTTCGGCTTGTTGGGATATGCGTTGTCAGGCCATGGCTATCTTCAAATTAAGTATTATTGTAGCACAAAATAGTAGAAGCAATCTGTTGGCTTATTTTTAATTCAGTATATAATGAACAAACTTACTCTGCACCAATAGATAAAAAGCTGCAGGATTCTGAAGACACTACCCATCCTTCAGTTTCAGCATAGTTTTTTCCCTGGAAATGAAATGAGTACAACAATAAGACTATTTCTATAATTTTTGGAACTTAGTAACTTTTTTTAATGATACACTCTAGATAATTTACATTTGTGCTCATAATTCTGGAACACAAAGTGGGACTGTACTGACATTACTGGCAAAATATCCCACCCAGATCAGTATCAATTCACTTATGAGTATATGGTGAAGCCCTTTCACTCTTTATGCAGCAATTTCATTTGATGTGATTACACTGCTGGTTCTTTCAGCAAAGAAGTGTGAAAGGGTGACCCACATCCTAAATAGGCAATAGACTGATTTGGGAAGCAATGACTAAATCAGGGCTCTCAGCACACATCTATTGTCTGCTTAGAAAAATGAATATGACCCTCATACTTTTCAGTTGGTACAAGATATGGCTGGGTGTAACACCAAGCAGCTCAGTGGTAGCAGGGTGTGTGGTTTTTAAGGCAGCAAAAGCTTCTTTAGAATAGCTGGGGCTTCCCTTCTTCCTTGCAGTCATCTGCATGTTTGGTTTCCATCCATATTGGTGCccagaaaagagaagaaggagaagaggcaaaaagaacaaaaacagagagagggagggagaaaagagagggaggaaaagctTAAAGGGATGGTTAGGGGATTCTATTAAGAAGAGTGGGAAGGTTATAGTGTTTTAAATACATCCCTATGGACAGAAGACTGGCTTCATAGGAGGGTTGTTCTGCAACCTGGACTCCCTCAAAGGCTAATTGGTTCCTGCCTATGGACAAAGGGGGAGACCAATCCACAGTTAGGATGTTCTGCCCACTCCACAGGGAAATTATACCTGCTATAAAAAGGGCTAAAGTGATCCCAGATTGGCAGCATTTCAAAATGAATGTAAATTTCATTGCATAAGCATGGTTTACACATTAACGTAATCACCAAGTTAGGGTTCcgtattggaagaaaggcaggatatataaaataaaataaaataccttttCCACTAATGTCCCCTACTGGAACAAGACGGCCAATGCAGAGAGGTCGGTTCCCATAGGGGTCACGTACTGCATAGATTATATCTTTATGCATCATCAAAATTGAGTATGAAGTGGGTGTTTCATTCATGAGGTTTTTGATCCTGAAAGATGAAGTCACTTaatgtatcatttttaattttgacaaTAATTCATAAATGGTAGTTTTCAATAGTAGTTTTGACCAGCTGGAGAGTTGCTGCTAATTTCAGTGCTCCCCAAGCCACATGCTTTACCTTGCTACCCAATCTGGTGTGTCATCTTGCTCTAAAGGAGGGGTGAATGCCAGCAGCTGAGTGATCAGTTCACTGTCAGAACTTGTGGAGAGTCCCACACCATGGCGCATTAGCTGGAAAACAAAGGGCACACAATACATTAGGTACATGCTCATATCTGAATTATCTTTAAAAGGCAACTCTATAACACccatgggagccagcatggctagtgatttgagtgttggactatgattctggagaccccagttcaattcccagcttgactatgaaagccactgagtgaccctgggaaagtcacacactctcagcctcaggggaaggcaatgggaaacctctgaacaaatcttaccaagaaaactccatgatacgtcaccttaggatcaccgtaagttggaaatgacttgaaggcacacaacaataacgtTAACACCCACAATCTCCAAGCCAGCAcagcaaatacatacatacaaatgaaCTACAAAACAAAAGGGGCTTTTATTCACTAACTCATTCAAATAaatatgtacagtgggtccttgatatctgctggataGTAAACTTCATCTTTtgcatcctttgttgcatgttttatccttgacttatccacgagtcatattgAAATCcacaatttttgccccaaaacttgcccttgacttatgcataAGGTTGACTATATGGTAAACAGTGGGCAGTGGGCATTGCATTGCCTTTACCCATGATATTCAGCAGCAGATTCTTGGAATGTCAACCATTTTAATGGTCTCTGCATTAAATATTGGTTATGACAAATATATGTGTAAATTTACTGTGTCTTCCTGCCTTCTATGCTTAGAATGACTGCAGAATGCTAGATTAATTACCTACCTTTCTCCTCAGCCGCACAGCATTTGTGAGCTCTCCATTGTGAGCTACAGCAATCTTCCCATGCAGTGTTTCCACAACAAATGGTTGACAGTTATCCAAGACAGAGACTCCTGATGTTGAATATCTTGTGTGGCCAATTCCAAGATTTGAAACATACAGCTTTTTCAGACTATCTTCACTGAACACATGATTAACAAGACCCATTCcctgaaaaacaaaaaggaaactgAAAATGTGCTCTAAATTCAGTTTCCAGTGCCACCCAATATACTTCAGTACACTAAAACTAACACATCAGTATTCCCAGAAAAGAGAAATCCCCCTTATCTTTCTGTAAAGTATGCAGGTATCTCATTTAATATCATTTGTTTTCTTCAACGTGTTTTATCATATTGGTTTTTTTGGACAAAATTCTCACTGTACAATAAATGCAGTTAACTGGAGGGGAGCAACAAAGCTTTTCTTCTCCAGATaacactttccttctttggaaaagTCACAGTTGCTATTTTGCTGCTGGCAAATTTAGTCTCTCTTATCTGGGCAGATGCTGCATTTCATAGGCCTGTAGAAGTGCTATAGACACCTATTACACAGAAGTAGCTTTACATGATGCATGTAAATCCCATCAGTAACTTTTAAATAATGCTCAGCAAAATGGGTTAATAGTGAGGACACACCAGTAGCGTTATCAGATGTTCTATAACACCTATAtaccatcttttttaaaataaggaaacaAAACATGCTATTTATTTAGTGCTACACCAGTTCCTTCCTACTACCCCTACTTCAGAAACACAGAAGACAGAACAACTGTGAAGTTAATTTAATAACATAGCTGTTTTCTTCTTCCATCATAATATTCTGATCAGTCAGTCATATTTCCATATCATCAAAAAGCAACAGTATAGCTTATTGGTAATACAATTTCATACCCGTGGGCAGGGAAGTGATAATGTAAGAAAAAACTACTTCAACAAGATGACTTTATGAAGTAGTTGCCAGGGAGAATATTACCTGGAAAGCTTCATGGACAGCTAGACGTGCACCATGATGAATAAAACtacttacatttttaaatgatgcGAAATTTTGTTACAGTTACTTCTTGGCCTTTTAAGAGttctgatatatattttaaaatgctaaaaggTGAAAACCATGGCATTACAAATGCCAGAGCAAAGTATCTGCTCAATTCTACAAGAAAGAATTATTCAGATGTTTTTCACACAGATATATAATTGTTCATTTTCATAAATTGGTACTTCTGGTGAAATTACAATATTTCAAATTTAAATTAGGAGGAACTATTTTCCTGACTCAAAGTAATGGAAGATTTAATTGACATCCTTCTTTAAAAGCCTTGGCCATCCATCACTCTCCCATCCTTCTTGCTTACACAGTGTGCTCCTTCTTCTGAGTAGATAAGGAGATTTCAAATTCTCCTATAAGGCAACTGGTATTTTATCACTGTGCATAAGGAAAGTTCTGCCCTGATGTCATGGTCAGGAACTAACTTTCTGAGTTAGGAGCACATTTAGGAAACCAGTCAAACAGATATGTGTAAAGGAAATTAAATACACACATTATAAAGATGCACAAGGTAGCTTGAGGTAGATTAAATTCCAGAAAAACGTAAAAAATATAGTCCTCCTAAATGCTTTTCTTGTATAGGTaaaaaaaagaaggaaccatTATAATGCAGTGGCAACATTTTTGGTTTGAAACCCATGGCTAGCCATGAGGAAATAAATCTTTCTGCCTGTCCCTGACTCGTCATTCAAACTGATTGACTTCACACTAGGATTTGTGATGTACAGGTTGCTTCCCTTATCATGAATTCTGAAAtcggaaatactccaaaaattaaaacttttttccTGGGTAAATGACAGCGACAGCTTTGCTTTTGATGGTTCAatatgcacaaactttgtttcattcacaaaataatttaaaatattgtctttgggctatgtgtataaggtgtatatgaaacataaatgaatgtttagacttgggtcccatctctaagatatctcattacgtatatgaaaatacaggtattccaaaatccccaacacCCAAGATACTTctagttccaagcattttggataaaggagactcaacatGTACCAGTAACAAACAACCATGTGACCTAAACTTCATTTACAATGTCCATGATGGTCAGATATGCAGAGGCTTATCATTACAGAGAGAAAACTGTACTGAAAAGGTTTGACCATCCTACTTCATCCATTGTGTCTTATCTATACGCTAAGAGAGGAAGAACAATGCAATTTTTTTACAGTGCATTTGGAAGGTATAGTGAAGATATAATTCTGTTCAAAACAAATATGTATGACTGTACTTGTTTTTCTTATTCCTGGTGTAGAAAAACTGTTAAATTCAAAGTAGGGTTTCATAATACTACTTATAATATACAACATTGGATTTATGACTTGGATGGGGGAAAATATGTTCAGCTATGAAGTTTCCATCAGGTTTGCTCCATTAAACATGCAATAAATGAGTCTGAGTCCTTTTCAAATTCTTTGACTTAAGTCATACCcacattttgttttaatgagACAAGCTTCCTATTTTACCTTGTGCATTTTGAATGACTGAGCTGACTCTCCATCACTTGTCACAATCCCAGCACTCTCTTGGCCCCTTTGAGAGAAAACAATAACAGTTTAATGCAACAAAACCATATCTCATATACTGGCAGTAAAATCATTCTCAGAGCATGAACCCATATGTAGGCAAAATAGAACCATCCATGCAGATTTCAGTAGGCTTTAGGAAATCCCAAGGTTTGCAGATTTTATTTCTTGAAGAACCCAGGGGGGCAACCCCATtgatttaatagggttttctcaagtggaggtggttttgccaactcTGTATACTACACATTAAAGAAACATTCTGACACTGAAGCACATTGTTCTTCAAACCATATAACCCTTAACTAGCCTAGAATTCCTTCTAAGAAAGATTGGGATGGACCTCATCTTGATATGCTCCTATCCTTCACTGCAAGAAAAAAGATGTAATTGAAGCTACCACATCCATATTCAGAAATGAAACATGCCCTCTAGTGAGATTAATCGCACAAGCATGAAGACATAGACCATAACATCCTTGGATTGTTACTGCTCTTACACCAAAGTCATCAGTGTCATCAGTGGGGGGAAGAGAGAGTGACAGGTAAGGAATATATAATCAAATAGCAATTTCCAGCCTGTGGATAAACATCTTCACTTATTGGTTAAAACTAAATAATAATCCTGGTGGACTGTCACAGCTAATTTTGGCAGATAACTACAAATGCTCTTGGGAAACAGTTATTTATAAGAAATTGAACCTTAGACTCTCTAGGGATAGCATCCTAAAGTTGGGATTAGATCAAGCCAAACTGGTCGTAAGGGAAAGGATTCTGGATATCAAAGGTCAGACTAAAATTGCTGCCTTCTCTAATTATATATTGGTAAAAAATCATATGGTGGTATCATATCCAGCTTCTTATTTATGTTACAGTACCCAAATTTAGGAGAGCTTTGTCATTAGCTTGGCGTAATGTCCTTCCAACAGCTGTATTAGAAGGGAAATACAGAAAAATACCTCATGAATCTTGACTTTGTTCTTGCGATACTGGAGCTATAGAAACCCTTGGTCATGTTCGCCTGTACTGTGCTTAtccagattttttatccatggggtcaagcatctatggcttgagaatattttttttaaaaggtacaacttctaaatagcaaactttgTTTTTTCATTGTATATTTTCTAccccttgtatttaatggaacttgagcatccacggattttgttattcaatctgggaatcaaatcccagcggatacaaAGAATCCACTGTATAAAAGTGTGCTGAAAAGCCTATGTTGTCCAAAAATATTATCCTATACAGCTGAAAATTTTCTGGATATTAgatatatttttgaacattttcaacgCCAATTTGATCTATTTTTGTTGCTTTATAGTACATTATTGTCCAAACCAAAATAAATGGCTACCTATACGAAATGATTGCTAACACCTTTCAATtttcaaaatacaaattataattCTGTTTGCTCTGAGCAGGGGAGGGGAAACATCCGTAAATATGGGGACCCAACCTGGTAAACTTGCATTTCGAACAGCTCAAACCAGTATCCATGCCAGAATCACAGATTCAAGAGGCAATCCTAAACAAGTGGAACATATATTTTACTGCAATGAAAGGCAGGCGCTTGGTAGAAAAGACGTTACAGCACCAGGGCGCAACGCTATTGCCAGTCAGTCAGAACAAACCAGAGCATGTATTTAGAGCTTTAGCATTCATTACAAAGCAGTGATTATATTTAAAGCGCATTGCATAAGCAGAGCCCAAGAATGTATTTTTGTACACTTCAGGGTTATGCATCATTTCTGTCAAGCAGAAAACAGCTGATTCCCAGTGCCAATTATTCACATACTTTGTAATCATTTGTGCCTGAGCTGCTTTATTTCCCTGCCTCTAATAGGGAACCTGCTTATTTGGCAGTTTCTCAAGTTACTCCCCTCAGGCAGCTTGAGCCAGTAAAACTGGATCCTTTCATCTCTGTGGAGCTTACTGACAATCAGCCGTCTGGTTTCCTAGGAAACAAAATCTTGGCTAGAAATAGTGAATCATTTCCAGGTCACTTTCAACATGGAGAGTGGAGGAGGAAGACACTGGACTGAAGAGGAGGTTAAAGCCTTGCTAAGCGTCTGGTCTGAgaaaagcatcagaaagcaaCTCCATGGAACCCTAAGGAATAAAGGGATATTTATTTACATTGCTAAAAGGCTACAGGAGTTGGGGATCTGCAGAGACTGGAAGCAATGTCGTGCAAAGTATAAAAACCTGAAATATGAATATAGGACGGTTAAATATGCCCACAACTCAGGGGATGCTACAAAGACCATGAAGTTCTTCCATGAGCTGGATGCCATATTGCAACATGAACCGGTCCCACAGTTAACAGAGGAAGAAAACAGCAGGTGTTCAGCAAATGACATCATAAGTGCCACCAGGGAGAACAATGAAGGTAATAACAAAAAAAGCTCTATTCCTTATTATCTTTCTCTAAAATACACCTAAGCTTGGTAGGAGGACTCAAGCCCACATCATGCACTACACATGGCACACTTGGTAGAACAAACTGACTTAATGTGCTTCCTGTGCAtcagtggggaggggggattggggggagggaggtggTTCTGCTCACTAGAGCTTCTAGAAATACCTAAACCTGGTTAAGTTAAACTAGCTCTTAGAACTAACTAGATTCATGAAGCCACCTTTCTGTAAAGAGAGGGTGGGGGAACATGACACCAAACAGTAGGGCCCTCCCAAACTTCTATTGCTTTTTAATAGTGATTTATCTGCAGCAGTTCGTGTCCTGTTTTTGCAGCTGGCTAGCTTAGGAAGAAGACAAAACAATTCTGCATGGAGCAATAAGATGATGATGCTGGCTTTAAAAGATAACATCTCATGTTCTGTTGGAATTAAAAGGGCCAAAAAGCATGGAAGACATACATtagaaataatgaaaatatattaTTCCTTTTCAACTATCTATTTCCTCCCCCCCAGCTGCAAGATTTATTAATGGttaataaagaaaacatttaGAACAGGTACAATGTGGTCCTAAAGTCATTTGTAGGTTAAATGTTCAAATGCCACAAAAAGACAGTTTGCTATTTTGGAAGCTGTAATCTTTAACAGAGTTCTGCATGATGGTATATTTCACCCTTTACTAATCAGAAAATGAAAACTTAGGAAGGTCAACCATTACCGACTAAAccagaatgcaaagggatttaCTGTTACAAAATAAGGCCATTTGAATATTATTATTCCCTAAA
It includes:
- the PPAT gene encoding amidophosphoribosyltransferase, with the translated sequence MEFEELGIREECGVFGCIASGVWPTELDVPHVLTLGLVGLQHRGQESAGIVTSDGESAQSFKMHKGMGLVNHVFSEDSLKKLYVSNLGIGHTRYSTSGVSVLDNCQPFVVETLHGKIAVAHNGELTNAVRLRRKLMRHGVGLSTSSDSELITQLLAFTPPLEQDDTPDWVARIKNLMNETPTSYSILMMHKDIIYAVRDPYGNRPLCIGRLVPVGDIILLLYSFHFQGKNYAETEGWVVSSESCSFLSIGAEYYREVMPGEILKISRNEVQTLDVVPRPAGDPTAFCIFEYVYFARPDSIFEGQMVYSVRRRCGQQLAIEAPVEADLVSTVPESATPAALGYAQKCGLPYIEVLCKNRYVGRTFIQPNMRLRQLGVAKKFGVLSDNFKGKRVVLIDDSIVRGNTISPIIKLLRESGAKEVHIRVASPPIKFPCYMGINIPTKEELIANKPEFHDLANYIGADSVVYLSVEGLVSSVQESIKAKQDNENSLKTNKFRAGKIGHCIACLVGKYPVELEW